A DNA window from Victivallis lenta contains the following coding sequences:
- a CDS encoding sialidase family protein, translating to MEIELKRIDTCFSGEFCYTHARAAVAPDGFAVMTTQPLRLSGSDIYYGMRELVSRDGGKSWSAICEVPELSRRPFPGRPELELAMADATPHFHRATGRFLLVGASMVYQNDEFVPDPRPRHTVWSCMNPADGKWSSYRLLEMPSDPEDTFFSAAAGCAQYLELDNGELLIPFYTMNREAARHPWENSFSAAVMRCGFDGETLRYLEHGPLLSHPVPRGFCEPSVIGYAGRFYLTLRNDEAGYVTVSSDGLRYRPPVEWKFDDGEPLGNYCTQQHWITGGGKLLLVYTRRAENNGHVFRHRAPLFAAEVDPDSLRIRRDTERIAVPERGARLGNFGCTHLSGTESWVVVSEWMQSPGPPGPENLKRCTDRGSDNSIFIARLLFR from the coding sequence ATGGAAATCGAGCTGAAGAGGATCGACACCTGCTTTTCGGGTGAGTTCTGTTATACGCACGCGCGGGCCGCCGTCGCGCCGGACGGTTTTGCCGTCATGACCACGCAGCCGCTGCGCCTCTCCGGCAGCGACATCTACTACGGAATGCGCGAACTCGTGAGCCGCGACGGCGGCAAAAGCTGGTCCGCGATCTGCGAAGTGCCGGAGTTGTCGCGCCGCCCGTTCCCCGGCAGGCCGGAGCTGGAGCTTGCCATGGCCGACGCCACCCCGCATTTTCACCGGGCAACCGGCCGCTTTCTGCTTGTCGGCGCAAGCATGGTTTATCAGAATGACGAGTTTGTGCCGGACCCGCGGCCGCGCCATACGGTCTGGAGCTGCATGAATCCGGCCGACGGGAAATGGAGCAGCTACCGTCTGCTCGAAATGCCGTCCGACCCGGAAGACACCTTTTTCTCCGCCGCGGCCGGGTGCGCGCAGTATCTCGAACTCGACAACGGCGAACTGCTGATTCCGTTCTACACCATGAACCGCGAAGCCGCGCGCCATCCGTGGGAGAACAGCTTCAGCGCCGCCGTCATGCGGTGCGGCTTCGACGGGGAGACCCTTCGTTACCTCGAACACGGCCCGCTGCTGTCGCACCCGGTTCCGCGCGGTTTCTGCGAGCCATCGGTCATCGGATATGCCGGACGTTTCTACCTGACGCTGCGCAACGACGAAGCCGGCTATGTGACGGTGAGCAGCGACGGGCTCCGCTACCGGCCGCCGGTGGAATGGAAATTCGACGACGGCGAACCGCTCGGCAACTACTGTACGCAGCAGCACTGGATTACGGGCGGCGGCAAGCTGCTGCTCGTCTACACCCGCCGCGCCGAAAACAACGGCCATGTGTTCCGGCACCGCGCCCCGCTCTTCGCGGCGGAGGTCGATCCGGACTCCCTGCGAATCCGGCGGGACACCGAACGGATCGCGGTTCCCGAACGAGGCGCCCGGCTCGGAAACTTCGGCTGCACGCACCTCAGCGGCACGGAGTCCTGGGTCGTCGTTTCGGAGTGGATGCAAAGCCCCGGTCCTCCCGGACCTGAAAACCTGAAACGCTGCACTGACCGCGGCAGCGACAATTCGATCTTCATCGCCCGGCTCCTGTTCCGGTAA
- the rnc gene encoding ribonuclease III, whose translation MPRDINELKARLGNDIPWSSRLTEALTHRSYAVENSLSYDNQRLEFLGDAVLEIVLTDYLFRLYPDCDEGAMTKIRSALVREPALARLARKLELGEYLLVGRGEKESGGAGRDSTLADLFEALLGAFYLDAGFEAVKEFITGMFSTEYPDPRSLLHTINPKGLLQEYSQARWGQPPVYTVLRTTGPEHQPVYEVEVSLRGYVAFGRAASRKQAESSAAHVLYLYLTEHEANV comes from the coding sequence CTCAAAGCCCGCCTCGGGAACGATATCCCGTGGAGCAGCCGCCTGACCGAGGCGCTGACCCACCGTTCCTACGCCGTGGAGAATTCACTCTCTTACGACAACCAGCGGCTGGAGTTCCTCGGCGATGCCGTCCTCGAAATCGTGCTGACCGACTATCTGTTCCGGCTCTATCCCGACTGCGACGAGGGAGCGATGACGAAAATCCGCTCGGCGCTCGTGCGCGAGCCTGCGCTGGCCCGCCTTGCCCGCAAGCTCGAGCTCGGCGAATATCTGCTGGTCGGCCGCGGCGAGAAGGAGTCCGGCGGCGCCGGGCGCGATTCGACGCTGGCCGATCTCTTTGAGGCGCTGCTCGGAGCGTTCTACCTCGATGCCGGATTCGAAGCGGTCAAAGAATTCATCACCGGGATGTTCTCGACGGAATACCCGGACCCGCGCTCGCTCCTCCATACGATCAACCCGAAGGGACTGCTCCAGGAGTACTCCCAGGCCCGCTGGGGGCAGCCGCCGGTCTATACCGTGCTGCGCACGACGGGTCCGGAGCACCAGCCGGTCTACGAAGTGGAAGTTTCGCTGCGCGGTTATGTCGCGTTCGGACGCGCCGCCAGCCGCAAGCAGGCGGAGAGCTCGGCGGCGCATGTGTTGTATCTGTATCTGACGGAACATGAGGCGAATGTATGA
- a CDS encoding 1-phosphofructokinase family hexose kinase, producing the protein MNNIAVLGPNPAWQKTLFFDRFAYGKINRAKEMQQFPAGKGINFCRAAACHSRAVGRLVQFTGGENGDRIQTELAREGMSVFSVRTGGATRCCTTCLCRETGTMTEVIEPSYPADPAEVKMLLDYFEDALDDSGAAAFCGTLPTGTDPGLYARAAATVLEQKKPLLLDSYQNLQPVFESGVEIWLKINVEELQAMTGEKTVEAGLANVFRSSGVRFAAITDGPGKAYASDGKKICVYTIPHLDNVVNPIGCGDTASAVWASELLNGNDPFDSFRLALAAASANCLSAFPGSFSPSDADAIARRIEFSEA; encoded by the coding sequence ATGAACAACATCGCGGTACTCGGGCCGAATCCGGCCTGGCAGAAAACTTTGTTCTTTGACCGTTTCGCATACGGAAAAATCAACCGGGCCAAAGAGATGCAGCAGTTTCCGGCCGGCAAGGGGATCAACTTCTGCCGGGCTGCGGCCTGCCATTCCCGGGCGGTCGGCAGACTGGTCCAGTTCACCGGCGGCGAAAACGGCGACCGTATTCAAACTGAGCTCGCCCGTGAGGGAATGTCGGTCTTCTCGGTCAGAACCGGCGGTGCGACCCGCTGCTGCACGACCTGCCTCTGCCGCGAAACCGGAACCATGACGGAAGTCATCGAACCCTCTTACCCGGCCGATCCGGCCGAGGTCAAAATGCTGCTCGACTATTTCGAAGACGCGCTCGACGACTCCGGCGCGGCCGCTTTCTGCGGCACGCTGCCGACCGGAACCGATCCGGGACTCTACGCCCGCGCCGCGGCAACGGTGCTCGAACAAAAAAAGCCGCTTCTGCTCGACTCCTATCAGAACCTGCAGCCGGTTTTCGAATCCGGCGTCGAAATCTGGCTCAAGATCAACGTCGAAGAGCTTCAGGCGATGACGGGGGAGAAAACCGTTGAAGCGGGACTCGCCAACGTGTTCCGTTCCTCCGGCGTCAGGTTCGCCGCCATCACCGACGGCCCTGGAAAGGCCTATGCGTCGGACGGGAAAAAGATCTGCGTCTACACGATTCCGCACCTCGACAATGTCGTGAATCCGATCGGCTGCGGCGATACGGCCAGCGCGGTCTGGGCGAGCGAACTCCTGAACGGGAACGACCCGTTCGATTCGTTCCGGCTGGCGCTGGCGGCCGCGAGCGCGAACTGCCTTTCGGCATTTCCGGGCAGCTTTTCGCCGTCCGATGCCGACGCGATCGCCCGCCGCATCGAATTCAGCGAAGCGTGA
- a CDS encoding iron-containing alcohol dehydrogenase — protein MNCEFHLPGRILFGCGERRGLPGLLAPGNVLIVTGRHSRRRVEAELLPALEGRTVRLVSDASPEPPIPDVERIIAAGREIDAGCVIGWGGGSAIDAAKTAAALMRQEGSVADYFYGRRKIGGKGCFFAALPTTAGTGAEITPNAVLTDPETGIKQSIRHDTMFADVAIVDPELTWDCPPGVTAASGFDALTQGIESYLSKKANVASEALALKAAADVFTMLLPAVRESAPPARTMVAEGSMLAAMAFAQSGLGSVHGIGHPLGSLLHVPHGVCCAILLPALLRRNLPACREKMEVLAGMLVQDSAEAMIAAIEELRRAVGLPENFSRYGLKEEHFDFIVKNCRSGSMKSNPRDFSDDEVRMILKELMG, from the coding sequence ATGAATTGTGAATTTCATCTTCCGGGCCGGATTCTGTTCGGCTGCGGCGAACGCCGCGGGCTGCCGGGGCTGCTGGCTCCCGGCAATGTGCTCATCGTGACCGGACGCCACTCGAGGCGGAGGGTCGAAGCGGAACTGCTGCCCGCGCTCGAAGGGCGCACGGTGCGGCTGGTCTCCGACGCCTCCCCGGAACCGCCGATCCCGGATGTGGAGCGGATCATCGCCGCCGGGCGGGAGATCGATGCCGGCTGCGTCATCGGCTGGGGCGGCGGCTCCGCCATCGACGCGGCCAAGACCGCCGCCGCGCTGATGCGGCAGGAGGGCAGCGTCGCCGACTACTTTTACGGCAGGCGGAAGATCGGCGGGAAAGGCTGTTTTTTCGCGGCGTTGCCGACCACGGCCGGAACAGGCGCCGAAATCACGCCGAACGCGGTGCTGACCGACCCGGAAACCGGGATCAAACAGTCCATCCGGCACGATACGATGTTCGCCGACGTCGCAATCGTCGACCCCGAACTGACCTGGGATTGTCCCCCCGGAGTAACGGCCGCGAGCGGTTTTGACGCGCTGACTCAGGGGATTGAAAGCTACCTGTCGAAAAAAGCGAATGTCGCCAGCGAGGCTCTGGCCCTCAAAGCGGCGGCCGACGTGTTCACGATGCTGCTCCCGGCCGTCCGGGAATCCGCACCGCCGGCCCGTACCATGGTCGCCGAGGGAAGCATGCTGGCCGCGATGGCCTTCGCGCAGTCCGGGCTCGGCTCCGTGCACGGCATCGGCCATCCGCTCGGCAGCCTGCTGCACGTGCCGCACGGCGTCTGCTGCGCGATCCTGCTGCCGGCGCTGCTGCGCCGGAATCTGCCGGCCTGCCGGGAGAAGATGGAAGTGCTGGCCGGAATGCTGGTGCAGGACTCCGCCGAGGCGATGATCGCCGCGATCGAAGAGCTGCGCCGCGCCGTCGGCCTGCCGGAGAATTTCAGCCGATACGGGCTGAAAGAGGAACATTTCGACTTCATCGTCAAAAACTGCCGCTCGGGCAGCATGAAGAGCAATCCGCGCGATTTTTCGGACGATGAGGTCAGGATGATTTTAAAGGAGCTCATGGGATGA
- a CDS encoding alpha-galactosidase, translated as MDEIKKLSSVTVGDTEVVYWQNIKSGQVELALVPAAAPAPALDRSEIDNAELTPLAEVKIRGDHNTCGFGAGRSMRHNGSTEQFRFREQQMRDHEVETILADPRGYELAHRLAWRGDTPVFTVSVEFRNRSRKPVTLDMIESFALGGLGPYASDEQHERIRLHRFRSSWSAEAYHVADTAEALHLERSWSGHSVCSERFGQIGTMPVRGFHPFAAVEDAKTGVFWGVQLAWAGSWQIEFSRRRALDFSLSGGLADREFGHWSKTIDAGETFTAPEAFVACSAHGFDALCSRLLAEQEARLDVPESEEDLPVIFNEWCTTWGDPTEEKVLAIADKLRGTPVRYLVIDAGWFKSDGSEWYAAQGDWEPSPRLFPNGLKAVADKIREYGFIPGIWFEFEVCGPQSKAFKLYEKHHLTLDGIPVFPDRHFWNLNDPEAKAILEEKVVQMLKRNGFGYIKVDYNETVGFGCDHPDSPGEGLRRQVLGTYGMFRRLREVNPGLVIENCSSGGHRLEPSMFALSSMSSFSDAHEEPEIPVIAASLHRLMLPRQNQIWAVVKPQHELKKLGYILSSAMLGRFCLSGDILGLNDEQWAFVREAMEFYRRLVPVLKHGSSTLSTMMSPAWRKLRGNQILVRRSRDGRELALFVHVFDNPPSQIAFRLPAGEWKIIEEFAAPGTGTSSTAGNEYRLDAPAPMSGRVIRLQN; from the coding sequence ATGGATGAGATCAAAAAGCTTTCCTCCGTCACGGTCGGAGACACCGAAGTCGTTTACTGGCAGAACATCAAAAGCGGTCAAGTCGAACTCGCGCTCGTACCGGCCGCCGCCCCTGCCCCGGCTTTGGACCGGTCGGAGATCGACAACGCGGAGCTGACGCCGCTCGCCGAAGTCAAAATCCGCGGCGATCACAACACCTGCGGCTTCGGCGCGGGCCGCTCGATGCGGCACAACGGCTCCACGGAGCAGTTCAGATTCCGGGAGCAGCAAATGCGCGACCACGAAGTCGAAACGATTCTCGCCGATCCGCGCGGATACGAACTTGCACACCGGCTGGCCTGGCGCGGAGACACGCCGGTCTTCACGGTGTCGGTCGAATTCCGCAACCGTTCCCGGAAACCGGTCACGCTCGACATGATCGAAAGTTTTGCGCTCGGCGGGCTCGGCCCTTACGCGTCCGACGAACAGCATGAGCGAATCCGGCTGCACCGGTTCCGTTCAAGCTGGAGCGCCGAGGCGTACCATGTCGCCGACACGGCCGAGGCGCTGCACCTCGAACGATCCTGGTCCGGCCACTCGGTCTGCAGCGAACGCTTCGGCCAGATCGGAACGATGCCGGTGCGCGGTTTTCATCCGTTCGCGGCGGTCGAGGATGCGAAAACCGGCGTTTTCTGGGGCGTGCAGCTCGCCTGGGCCGGTTCGTGGCAGATCGAATTTTCGCGCCGCCGGGCGCTGGATTTCAGTCTTTCCGGCGGTCTTGCCGACCGGGAGTTCGGCCACTGGAGCAAGACAATAGATGCCGGGGAGACCTTCACGGCTCCCGAGGCTTTTGTCGCCTGCTCGGCGCACGGCTTCGACGCGCTCTGTTCCCGGCTTCTGGCCGAGCAGGAAGCACGCCTCGACGTGCCGGAGTCCGAGGAGGATCTGCCGGTCATCTTCAACGAATGGTGCACGACGTGGGGCGATCCGACCGAGGAGAAGGTACTTGCCATCGCCGACAAGCTGCGCGGTACGCCGGTCCGTTATCTTGTGATCGATGCAGGCTGGTTCAAGAGCGACGGCTCCGAATGGTATGCGGCTCAGGGAGACTGGGAACCGAGCCCGCGCCTCTTTCCGAACGGGCTGAAGGCCGTCGCGGACAAAATCCGCGAATACGGCTTCATCCCGGGCATCTGGTTTGAATTCGAAGTCTGCGGACCGCAAAGCAAAGCGTTCAAGTTATACGAAAAGCATCATCTGACCCTCGACGGAATTCCGGTCTTTCCGGATCGCCATTTCTGGAATCTGAACGACCCGGAGGCGAAAGCCATCCTGGAGGAGAAGGTCGTGCAGATGTTGAAGCGGAACGGCTTCGGCTATATCAAGGTCGACTACAACGAAACCGTCGGCTTCGGCTGCGACCACCCGGATTCCCCGGGCGAAGGGTTGCGCCGCCAGGTGCTCGGCACCTACGGCATGTTCCGCCGGCTGCGCGAAGTGAATCCGGGGCTTGTGATCGAGAACTGTTCCTCGGGCGGCCACAGGCTTGAACCGTCGATGTTCGCGCTCAGTTCGATGTCGTCGTTTTCGGACGCGCATGAAGAGCCGGAGATTCCGGTGATCGCCGCGAGCCTGCACCGGCTCATGCTGCCGCGCCAGAACCAGATCTGGGCCGTGGTCAAGCCGCAGCACGAGTTGAAGAAGCTCGGTTATATCCTTTCGTCGGCCATGCTCGGGCGGTTCTGCCTGTCGGGCGATATTCTCGGGCTCAATGACGAACAGTGGGCTTTCGTCCGTGAAGCGATGGAGTTCTACCGGCGTCTGGTTCCGGTCCTGAAGCACGGCAGCAGCACGCTGTCCACGATGATGAGTCCGGCCTGGCGGAAACTGCGCGGCAATCAGATTCTGGTGCGCCGGAGCCGGGACGGGCGGGAGCTGGCATTGTTCGTGCATGTCTTCGACAATCCGCCGTCGCAGATCGCGTTCCGGCTGCCGGCGGGAGAATGGAAGATCATCGAGGAGTTCGCAGCTCCGGGAACCGGCACATCGTCGACTGCCGGAAACGAGTACCGGCTGGATGCTCCGGCTCCGATGAGCGGCCGCGTCATCCGTCTGCAGAATTAG